atccccaaTTGTATCTGCAATCCCCTTGTATCTGTAATCCTTTGTATCTATAATCTCTTTGTATCTATGATCCCTTTGTGTCATATAATACCCGAGCTATAACATCCCCTTTTGTCTAtaatctccttatatatatatatataagatatattatatatatatatagattattatatatatatatatatatatatatatatatatataatccccttTGTATCTGCAACTCCCCTTGTATCTGTAATCCTTTGTATCTATAATCTCTTTGTATCTATAATTCCCTTCTATCTATAATCCCCTTGCATATATAATCCTTCGTATCTATGATCCCTTTGTATCTATAATACCTGTACATAATCCCCTTTTATCTGTAATCCCCTTGTCTATAATCCCTTTGTATCTATAATCCCCTTTTGTCTATAATCCCTTTGTATCTATAATCCCCTTTTGTCTATAATCCCTTTGTATCTATAATCCCCTTGTATGTATAATCCCTTTGTATCTAATCCCCTTGTATCTAGAATCCTCTTCTATCTATAATCCCCTTGTATCTATAATCCCTTCTATCTATAATCCCCTTGTATCTATGATCCCCTTCTATCTATAATCCCTTGTATCTATAATCCCCATGTATCTATAATCCCTTGTATCTATAATCCCCTTCTATCTATAATCCCTTGTATCTATAATCCCCTTCTTTCTATAATCCCTTGTATCTATAATCCCCTTCTATCTATAATCCCTTGAATCTATAATACCTGTAGCTATAATCCCTTTGTATCTATAATCACTTGTATCTATAATCCACTTGTATCTATAATCCCTTGTATCTATAATCCCTTGTATCTATAATACCTGTAGCTATAATCCCTTTGTACCTATAATCCCTTGTATCTATAATCCCTTGTATCTATAATCCACTTGTATCTACAATCCCTTTGTATCTATAATCCCTTGTATCTATAATCCACTTGTATCTATAATCCCTTGTATCTATAATACCTGTAGCTATAATCCCTTTGTATCTATAATCCCTTGTATCTATAATACCTGTAGCCATAATCCCTTTGTATCTATAATCCCTTGTATCTATAATCCCTTGTATCTATAATCCACTTGTATCTACGATCCCTTTGTATCTATAATCCCTTGTATGTATAATCCACTTTTATCTATAATCCCTTGTATCTATAATACCTGTAGCTATAATCCCTTTGTATCTATAATCCCCTTCTAATTATTATCCAGCTCCCAGAAACTCAATGCCTTCGTttcaacttcaaaagttcaagcgaaagtacaataatattctccttgcaatttaacacattttttatatatttgttaatctattaattttattttaataagtggtgtctcttctttctgcattttccttAACTTCcttttgcttcttcctaatgaacatcataatattctttggaagttgaagaattgcaagtcagtgggccctttggtgggcttgttccatgtgaatagggttcagcttctgaataattattaataataatataataataataataatcttctcttTGCCTCAATGAAAAGTTTCTCAATAACTGCGCCCTTTCTTTCACTTATATCTAACCTAAGGGCAAGTCTCCTTTTGCCTTCTACCGAGACCAATCCATTTCCCTATTATTCTTCATCAACCTCTAATCCgccacaaaaacaagtaaaaaatgcatcgAGCTTTCTGCCCATTAAACTCTTGGCCGCGGCCCATGGAACTCAGCCActatccggtggtggcctattaTGGTACCTCTATCGCTGCCAGAAGTATGATTCAgggttaactttaacttttaaataaaataaaaactactcgagcttgaaggctgcaatttggtatgtgtgatgattggagggtggatgatcaatacaccaatctgcagccctctagcctcagtagtttttaagatctgagggcagacagataAAAGTGCGGACGAGCAGACAAAGCCGGTACAATAGCTTCTTCTTTTAAAGGCAACTAAAAAGTGCCTGTCTCGCAATCTCACTCGTTTTACGCACCCCGTAATTAACCCACTTTCCAACGTTTTCAAACACTGCTTATTATTCCACCTCAGAGTCCAGTTCCTTGGTACAAGCAGTGTCACATTCTTCTGGAGTTTCGACCTGGTTATTCTTTCAAACTCGTTCTCTATTGTTTTATATCATTCTTTGGTGTGttaatctaattctctctctctctctctctctctctctctctctcttcaagtcaGTTTCCCCCAAATAACCTACCAACAGATACACAGAAACCAGCCTTTTTCAAACATGACATGCGTAAACAGCCAAAACATAACAGTAATCAAACAGGCAGAatacaatataaacacacacaaacacacacaccaatagACACACAGAaaccagcattttttttaaacatgataTACGTAAACACCCTGAAAACAAATAAGTTACTAAACAGGCAGAATacaaaatgaacacacacacacaccaatacacACGCAAAAACCAGCATTTTTTAAAACGTGACATGCGTAAACAGCCAAAAAAATAAGTTATCAAACAGACAGCAtacaatacaaacacacacacacacacacagaaaccagCATTTTTTAAACATGACTGGATACAATataaacacgcgcacacacacacacaacaatagaCACACAGAAACCAGCATTTTTTTAAACATGACATACGTAAACAGCCAAAAAATATAAGTTACTAAACAGGCTGGATACcatataaacacacgcacacgaacacacacaagaACACGAGAAACTATCACAGAAACACGACTCCACGTATAGCTGGCTACCGTCACTCGATATCCAAGGTTCGATATCCTTCGAAGACAGCTGGCAGACGAAGGCCATAACAAACCCTTATACTCGAGTGTCATAAAGCTGAATTGAACGTCCCACAACACAATCTCCTTAGTCTTTCAATGCACACCAAAACGTAGGATTTACCCAGACCGATTTCCTCCTTACAGGAACATTTCCACACACATCAAAATGTAGGATTCACCAAGTTCGATTTCCTCCTTACAGGCACGGGACCCCTGACGCCTTTCCTGCCCGTGATAGCCCGGCACAAGGGCGTGTCCTCCACAGTCATCAGCCTCATATGGACCGTCATGCCCTTCGTCAGGTAATTCTGGAGTTAAAACGCTGTCAATTGATGGTTTCAAACGTTGTTGTTTTCATTCATTCGCTGGAACCCTCTTAAATGCTTTATTGTACGAAAGTGAATGAATAACgaataaaatatagaatgtagTTTATTCAATCCTATAATGAATTTGTTTTGAGATGTACGTCGGTGAATTtattaaacgaataaataaaataaattattttaaaactacgGTAAAAATGGATATTTGGTAAAAACTTATATCCtccataaaaacaaattataactTTGAATCTAGGatatgtaaaacaataaaaaaaaataaaaaatatacataaaatatctatatacacaacTGCACGTGTATATAATATCCTTGGCAACGTACCAAGAGGTCAAACATCAAACATAAAATTTCATTATAGACGTTAATTGAATGAATAAGGGTAGATTTGTCACTTGAAATCATTGGGGTGATTGAAGTTTCTCTAAAATGCCTACGAAagacgaaacagagagagagagagagagagagagagagagagagagagagagagagagaataaatatttagACAAGTGTCGAAGCAGTGTTATAATACTATGTCAATTTACTTAAAACCAACCTCCGCCCCAAACCCCAAcaaccccaaaaattattatattatattgtatggtgcttttacgttgcaaggaaccagtgcaaatatatatatatatatatatatatatatatatatatatatatatatatatatatatatatcatatatatatatatatatatatatatatatatatatatatatatatatatatattatatatatatatataattatatatatatatatatatatagagttgcgAGAGGAACACCTCACAAAAGGTAGATGGCTAAAAGCGTCATGTAAACATTTCATCTACATAATCCAATTTCtgcactgttataaaaaaaaggtgaaacCACCGCCGGGGGTGTTTCTAGAGTACTATATTGTAAAATTCTAAAAACTACAACCATCCTGCTCATTTGAGATACGTACTGGTATGAACCAAAATAattaggtttttgttttttaagttttacaaaattccagtgtttatatatatgtaaattatatatatatatatatatatatatatattatatatatatatatatatatattatattattatatatatactatatatgtgtgtggtgtgtgtgtatatatactatatatatatatatatatataatatatatctacttatataatatatttctcaaattcttttgttctctttttggatacgcttgttactacaaagccttgggatccaacttaaatttatatatatataatataaacatatattcatatCCCTTAATTACTCAATGTCATCCTCTACCTGACGATTGAAGCTTTGTCGCAATGATATACAAATCCAACTGAACGCCCCCAATAGCAGTATAGGGGGAAATCGACGCACTGAAGGAAGTCGAAGTCAGTGACCAAAGTTGCCGGAGATGATGTTTCTCCGCCCACCATCGAGACAAGGCTATGAAGAagaccctcttctctctctctctctctctctctatctccctggTCGAGAAGTGTCCAAAAATAACGCCCACTGAGACGCCAACATCGCGTCCCGTCctgtctctcttcctccgtctctCGTGGCTGTCATCCGGACTTTcttcaccgccatcttgaatcaaGATGGCGGTGCCTTTTTCCTTCGTTGGGGGTTATCCAGCTGTCaagctgagtaaaaaaaaaaaaaaaaaaaaaaaaacacacacacacacactctttccTCGCACTAATGACAAGTAAAACTACGATGTTTATGTCTGGATGTAAACAATGTATAGGTACTGTAAATACACTATAGTATAGATTCCcatcaaacgtgcatttgatgtctaggccagtcccttacgcgctcctgattggttgttgataagccaatcacagggctggaaactcctcagtctctctcgagagttcacataggcaggatgaatgttccacctctcctgagggatacttttgaaagacgtatccctgcctatttgaattctcgagagagagactcaggagagtttccagccctgtgattggcttatcaacaaccaatcaacagccaatcaggagcgtcgtaagggactggcctagacatcaaatgcacggctgatgtgaatctactatagtaccacaGTCCAAAATTACgaacaaacacaacaacaaaaacacaaaatgcaATCATGTTTCAACATATGTCATGAAAGTTTCTCTGTGCGTGAGTGTTCCGCATACGAAAACGAGTGAATGTTATAAAATAGAAAACGATTGAATGTTATAAATAGAAAACGAGTGAATGTTATAGAATAGAAAATGAGTGAATGTTATAGAATAGAAAACGAGTGAATGTTATAGAATAGAAAATGAGTGAATGttatagaatagaacagaatatatagaacttaggccgaaagccaagcgctgggacctatggaggcattcagcgctgaaacggagattaagagtaaaaaggtttgaaaggcgtaacaggacgAGAACTTCGatgttgcaccatgaatcaattgccAGGGGGGAGgttggaaagtacgatggaagaaagagaatatgaacggaggtacagtaaaaggaatgaaagtagttgcagctaggggccgaagggatgctgcaaagaaccgctagcaacgcctacagtgcaccgcatgaggtgcactgatggcaaaaACCTCCGACCCCTTATACGGATACCACTGTATCATCATGTGTATTTATAAACCCTGAAAATTTCTAACCATTCCCACAGAACTCGAGAAAACTACTTAAGAACAATGCGAAACAAATAACTTTATgagcgcataaaaaaaaaaaaaaaaaaaaaagtgacgtaTATGTAGACACTGCTACACCGTCAACCATCTATGCGACTCGTAAATTCTATCTTAATTATATCAAACCCTTCAGAATTGACGACCAACCCTTTCGGTTGAAGCAGCAACCCAAACCCCCTCCCCGCGGATTCTGAGTTTTTTCTTCTTGTGGTGCCATACTAACCAGATCTTCAAGTAGTGAATTATCCTCGACCATATTAGGGAGGCACTTTATTTTTAGTAGTCGTAAActatcactcatatatatatatgcatgtatgagagagagagagagagagagagagagagagagagagagagagagagagagagagagagagagagagagagattgtttatatggtgtttttacgttgcatggaaccagtggttattcagcaaccggaccaaccaacggctttacatgacttccgaaccacgtcgagaatgtgaacttctatcaccagaaatacacatctctcacacctcaatggaatgcccgagaatctacaCAGACACAACGCTTTCTTTTCAAAAGAATCCGACGTCTACATCTCGTTGCCTTGTACTTTTTTAACTTCAGTACAACCCTCGTTAATTTGAAACACcgcccgcccccctcccctctgccccccccaaaaaaaaaaaatccatccaaATTTTCGTATTTTGGAATACAGCATCTAGACCCAAGACCCAACGCAAGAACCTAGAAACCTCGCAGTCAGAAGGTGGAAATAAGACGAATGAAacagaatacgaacggaggtacagtaaaaggaatgaaagaggttgcagctgcaGGTGCctaagaagggacgctgcaaagaacattgtGTAAAtccctacagtacaccgcatgaggtgcaccgacAGTACGAAGGGGGCACAAATATAAGTCGTTATCTTCCAgttgtatctttttttatttatcaggaaGAAAACAAAGTCTTTCAGGAAATGTTCACGTGGGCATTGAAGCATCGTAATAGTTTAGTCAATGTTAAATGTTCCCTAATAAAATGTTTACACTGGCATTTAAAACATCTTAACAGTTCACTCAATGTTAAATGTTTCCTTATTCAATGTTCAATGTTTCCTGATGAAATATTTACATTGGCATTTAAACCCCTTAACAATTCATTCAATGTTAAATGTTCCCTGATGTTTGCAATGACATTTAAACCCCTTAACAGTTCACTCAATGTTAATCCCTAACGAAATGTTTACACTGGCATTTTAAATGTTAAATGTTCACTAACAAAATGTTTACACTGGCATTTAAACGCATTAAAAGTTCATTCAATGTTAAATGTTCCCTAACGAAATGTTTGCACTGCCATTTAAAAACCTTAATTGATTCAACGCTAAATGTTTCCTACAGCCCTGGACACATTGCCACATCTCAGGACTTGTCTCAATCCCCTTATCAATTCTCCCTACACGACGATACCACGAACATAGGTTAAATTAAACAGTGTTTCAACCCCCCCAAACCAAAAGTTCATCAGTAAAACCCACGAACTCCTTTCGCAGCCTGATCAGCAAGACTTGCGCCGGGGCGCTGTCGGACTACTTCCGCGTCCACAGGCAAGTCTTCCTCGGCAGCCTCATGTTGATGATCGTCTCCTTCATCGGGATCTACTTCACGCCCGATATCGTACCGCACGCCTCCTCCAACGCGTCCGCCGACGCTGCAGAGATGCTCTCCAACTGGACGGAACCGGAGGCGCACAACGAGTCTCATTATGTACCTGGTactacattttttttagttttttgttggaatatctaatccttctggccagccataTAGGAGAGccgttgatcagctcagtggtctggttaaaattagatatacttaactttagtaAGAGAATAactacttttttctgtccgctctcagatcttgaaaactaccgaggttaacaggctgcaaattgctatgatAATCATCCACCttcccatcatcaaacataccaaattgcagccctctagcctcaagtgTTCTTATTTCAtacatgcgtctggcaccgcaaaaAACCAGGCCACCATAGCCGGCCGAGAGTTTCATGGGGCGTGGCTGTGAgcatagatatagaggggagTTTTCCCAGGAAACTCAGCTGCTTCTCAGCTCTCTGAACAGGGCTGGCTCgatggatttatttttatttattatagttttttagattttatcaattaaattaatttcaaatgttgAAGTTTCTGAGCTTACGAATGTCGTACGTAAGTGGTTTCTCAAACATAGGCCTAACGAAAATTTCGTTACCACCGACACTAATACGACTTCTAGCGTAAATATTCCAGGAACATATAAATGACAATTCCTTATATGAATAGTAGAGGTAAAAATAGAACCCAACTCATTTGCAACAGAAGCAAAAAcgcaatttatttcaagtatttctTCAGATCCATGAGATGAAGACCTAATTTATACAATAAGACAATTCCTTATTTTAATGGCAAATGGTAGAGGTAAAAATACAACGCAATTCTTTTGCCACAGAAGCAAAGAcgcaatttatttcaagtatttctTTAGATCCACGAAACGAAGACCTAAATTTACGATATAATTCTCCCTCCTGGGCTGTTTCAGATCCAGAGAGCTCCACTACGGGAGAACTGCTCCGGAGGTACGAGTTCTGGCTCCTCTTCCTGTGCTTACTGGGACAATACTGCGGCCACATCACCACCATTACTATGCAGGAAACAATATGCTTCAGTTTAATAggtaaaaagctctctctctctctctctctctctctctctctctctctctctctctctctctctctctctctcaggtaaacaTACGCATAAACAGGCACATGCTGAAGACATATTGCTGTTTTCATGTAAGGAATAATATACTCACATTCAtttataacattctctctctctctctccctcgtccaaacatacacacataaacaggCACATGCTGCAGACATATTGCTGTTGTCATGTAAAGAATAATATGCACCGATtcatttttaactctctctctctctctcatgaacagtAAATCGCACGCCTATAATCCACGGTAATATTCAGCAATTCCAACAGAACTCTCCACGACAACAGCAAACGTCATATCCTCTACCAACCaaacaataaaatgatacaaaTCTGAATTGCTCTCCCACTTCCGTCTTCCTGTCAGTCCTCTCTCTCATTAGTCTcccttacatcctttccttccccctcccctccccacttatcaaacgccccccacccccaccatctCTTTTCCCTTTCAATACTAAACAACGACATCCTCACCATAAAAGCGTCCTCAAAATGATACAGCCTATTCAATCTTCCCTCAGGTGACGCCCTTCACAAATATGGGGAGCAACGGCTGTGGGGGACACTAGGATGGGGCATCTCTGCTGTGGCTGGCGGGGCTCTGGTCGACTGGTATTCCAGGGTGAGCTTGAGTTGTTGTCAGAGCATAATTCAGAGGTTTTTCGTTTAGAATACTGAATCAGTGACGACTATCTAAACCTACTAGGTAAAAGAGGCTGATCTTTTGAGGTCttgtagttcctcgctggacgggtggttttcctgctcggctgccaatccggtggtctgaagttcgaatcCCAGTTCAGCCAActcggaatcagagaaatttatttctggtgatagaaattcatttctcgatatagtgcggttcagatcccacaataagctgtaggtcccattgctaggtgaccaattggttcctagccgcgtaaaaaaaatatctattccttctggccagccctaggagagctgctaatcagctcagtggtctggtaaaactacgatatacatactttttttttttttgaggtcgtGACTACAAATTTTCGTTGACTGAGAACAAACAAGAAATTTTGCAAGACTATggcatgaaaaaacaaacaatctTACTTTTCCGAAGATAGTAAATAACAGACTGGAAATATAGGGAAAATAGATGGCCCCCAAACAGAGGAccctatgaaaataaaaagaaaacttctaAAAGTAACTTCGTTAGAACACCCCTTGGATTCCTCTTGAAGGATGTAATACttcataataatatttcaaaatttttaaccTTGCACTGCACGGATGTTTTTGACAATGCTATTGAAACTGgcatcacaacatctaggttattgatattgtataaaactaaagagaaaattaaaaagataaataaatagatatgtttaaaagaagtttcataacaaatatctaaatatatatagatatatatatatatatatatatatatatatatatatatatatatatatatataatatctataaaacatatattatatacatatatataaatgacctcCCCAGTAATCGCTGAAAGATAAAATGTCCATATCTCTGTCACATCCCCAAGAGAGGAACCCACGCCTCAGTCATCCATAAATGGAGTAATATGTACGTACGTAATTACAATCTACAGAAATCAGGAAATGCTGCTAAAGCTAAAACCACAAATATGACAGAAGTACTTGAGGAACGTAGGAATCAATACACTTCATCCCTGACATCATAATGCAGCAACAATGTGAATGCTAAAGAGACTTGTAATCTACATAAACGACCTAACAAGTCACTTATGACGGCTTCACAACAACAAAGATATAAAAGCCACAGCCACTTACTTTTAATTATACATATGACCTCAAATTAATTGTACTGCCAATATCATTCCTTATCAGTGAAACCAATCACATTATGGTTAAATGTCTAAAACTTTCAAAATCCTCACCAGGGAATGTTGAAACCAGACTACGCTCCGGCCTACTCGATTGCCGTAGTTTTCTTAACAATAGACCTGGTGATTGTGGGACGCCTGCGCTTCAGCATCACGCCAGTGAAGATGGACCCTAAGAAGGTCCGAGGAATTTTCAAGATACCTGCTGTCCTTCTGGTTCTGGTAAGGAAGTTGTCCTAAGAATCCCTTCCCCTTCTGATGAAAAATGTGCCAGCATTcagcaaaataaaatttcttccCTAATCAGATTCATCTTTCCCTTAGAATATGAATTTCCCACTGCTCACGAATATATTCTCTATTCAGCCAGCTACAGCAATCAGGATAATTTTCCCATGGGAATTCAATTCAATTCCGTTCTCTTTCGTTTTGATTACTCATAAATGTATCCCACAAAACAGACAaattgtatgtattgtattctTCTTGTACTGGAGATATGGATACCTTTAAAATAATTCTCCCTTctcatcaaactcaaaatttattccGTTGAATGTAACTTTCTGGTTTCTCATTCTGCCTTCCAGAATTTTCACACCTCTAACAAATCTTTTTGTTCAGAACACACTGAAATTCCCTTAAAACACAAACACAGTTGAGTTGGACAAGATCCAGACTTGGGTaccttttttaaacttttaaacatAAGATGGATAAACATACGGCATTGTGGGCTGAAACATGGGTGCTACAGCCAGAGTTCA
The genomic region above belongs to Macrobrachium nipponense isolate FS-2020 chromosome 39, ASM1510439v2, whole genome shotgun sequence and contains:
- the LOC135210260 gene encoding major facilitator superfamily domain-containing protein 6-like, coding for MKIDWELFPIKLHYLVRFCGTGPLTPFLPVIARHKGVSSTVISLIWTVMPFVSLISKTCAGALSDYFRVHRQVFLGSLMLMIVSFIGIYFTPDIVPHASSNASADAAEMLSNWTEPEAHNESHYVPDPESSTTGELLRRYEFWLLFLCLLGQYCGHITTITMQETICFSLIGDALHKYGEQRLWGTLGWGISAVAGGALVDWYSRGMLKPDYAPAYSIAVVFLTIDLVIVGRLRFSITPVKMDPKKVRGIFKIPAVLLVLITTVVVGASCGMIWTFQLLLVEDVAKMWDSNFPFTKLLQGILVFVQCLLSEMPFFYLAGHIIAKIGHFYSFFLALLAFCVRLCFYYTVTNPWWFIPIELVHGMSFGLAYATMASYANSITPKGAEATTQAIFGAAFFGGTGVGGLVGGWLFEIMTGWKAFLTAGIANGIYALIFLAIHLIISQSTKSQHVRGRKEGKPNESAAEEEMEKLQGVNNIT